GGCCCCGGCGGCAGACTCACTCTGGGCTTTGTGAGGTTTTCTTGGCCGGGGTTTGGTTgtccttatttttacttttgcccCTCGTCGTTACCCAGCTCCCAGAGGCGGGCGCGGGGACCGCCGCTCTCCCCTGGGGGCtgtgtctttccttctctttgtaaAGAGCTGCACTCTCGCCCCTCGGCCCCTCCACCTCCCAGGTGTTTGCACAGTATCTGTGTGGGGGCCGCGGATTGACAACGCGGTTTCTGTCTGTCGGACAAGCACAGGGATCTCAGTCTCCTCGGgcctggggggtggagggggcctCCCCGGTGCGGCCCCCAGCCCCGTGCCGCCCCTCCCCGGGCCTTACTCCGCCTCCGGAGGAGATGGCACGCATGAACCGGCCCGCCCCCGTGGAGGTGAGCTACAAGGGCATGCGTTTCCTGATCACGCACAACCCCACCAACGCCACTCTGAGCACCTTCGTCCAGGTGAGCGGCCGGCCGCATGTCCCACACGCTTCCCTCGTgtcggtggcggggggggggggggggttcgggGCTGTCGAACCAAGTACTGCCCTTCAGAGCAGAGCTGTCGTCCCGGGGCCGGGGGAGCTCCGTGGGAGGGTCAGCAGCTCCCGGGCGGCCTGCAGGGTAGGACGGCTAGGACACGGGGGCTCCACGCGAAGTAGAGGGAGGCCGGCTCAGAGGTGGAAGGAACAGCGGGCATCTCCTCCGCAGCCACGGCCTGCGGCTGGAGCGGCCCTTGGCTGGCTGTGGGCCTCTGTGCAGAGGCTGtgcgggaaggaggagggaggggtcccACTGTGAGAAGTGGCTGCTGAAACAGCTGGGGCAGGCAGATAGGCCGGCCCAGCATGAAGTTCAGCTCCGTGGCCAGCCCAGGCTTCAGGAAGCCCGCTGGCTCTTAGGGAGGCCGTGGGTTAGAACGGGCTGGGCCGGAGGCTTCAGGGAGAAGATGtctgggaggagaggctgggcAAGAGTCTGAGCTGGTTGCAAGGAGGAGTGGCCACTGTCGGTGTGACCACATGTGTTTGCAGAGCCTGCAGCTCTCCACATACCCTCCTGTGGGAGTCGGGCCTCTGCAGAGCTCCTTGCAGTTTGCAGAGCCTGCAGCTGCATGTAAATGCATttatggtctcagcccctcagccCTTCCCTCTGCAACGTGAGAGCAGCCCCCCCATGGGTGTTCATTTTAATGAAACAGGGACTGGGGCGCAAGAGGACCTCGAACACTGTGTAGACGGAGGCAGGGGGCACCGTGCCATCAGGGGCCTGGGCCCTGGACACTGTGCCAAGAGCCCTGCAGAGGAGGGCTGCCCCTCTTCACAACAGAGACCCTTGAGGTAACAGCAGGACCTGGGGAAAGACTCAGTCCGGCAGTCAGCCTGTGACTGGGCTCAGGTCTGTCTGTGACCAGGGTCAGGAGTCAGGGCTCAGTATGTGAGCAGGGTCAGGGCTCAGCATGTGACCAGGATCAGGGCTCAGCAGTtgaccagggtcagggctcagcATGTGACCAGAATCAGGTCTCAGCATGTGACCAGGGTCAGGTCTCCGAGTGTGACCAGGGTCAGTGCTCAGTGTGTGACAGGGTCAGGGCTCAGAGTGTGACCAGGGTCAGGCCTCAGAGTGTGACCAGGGTTAGTGCTCAGAGTGTGACCAGGATCAGGCCTCAGAgtgtgaccagggtcagggctcagagTATGACCAGGGTCAGGCCTCAGAGTGTGACCAGGGTCAGGCCTCAGCATGTGACCGGAATCAGGGTTCAGCGTGTGACCAGGGTCAGGCCTCAGAGTGTGACAGGGTCAGGCCTCAGAgtgtgaccagggtcagggctcagcGTGTGATGAGGGGCAGGGCTCCGAGTGTGACCGGGGTCAGTGCTCAGTGTGTAaccagggtcagggctcagagTCTGACCACAATCAGGGCTCAGGGTGTGACTAGGGTCAGGGCTCAGTGTGTGACAGGGTCAGGGCTCAGAgtgtgaccagggtcagggctcagtgTGTGACAGGGTCAGGGCTCAGAGTGTGACCAGGGTCCGGCCTCAGAgtgtgaccagggtcagggctcagggtgtgaccaGGATCAGGGCTCAGCGTGTGTTGAGGACAGGGCTCCGAGTGTGACCGGGGTCAGTGCTCAGTATGTGACCAGAGTCAGGGCTCAGAGTGTTACCAGGATCAGGACTCAGCGTGTGACCAGGGTCAGGCCTGAGCGTGTAACCAAGGTcagggctcagggtgtgaccaGAGTCAGGGCTCAGGATGTGACCAGAGTCAGGGCTCAGGATGTGACCAGGGTCAGTGCTCAGAGTGTGACCAGGATCAGGCCTCAGAGTGTGACCAGGGGCAGGACTCAGGgtgtgaccagggtcagggctcagggtgtgaccaGGATCAGGCCTCAGAGTGTGAccaggggcagggctctgagtaTGACCGGAGTCAGTGCTCAGTGTGTGACCGGGGTCAAGGTCAGACCTTGTTGAGGGTGAGGGCTCAGAGTGTGACCAGGATCTTGGCTCAGAATGTGACCACAGTCAGGGCTCAGTGTGTGACCAGGGTCAAGGTGAGTCTGTGTTGAGGGTCAGTGCTCAGGCCTGGGCAGGTGCCTCCCTCTTTTCTGCATGCACAGAGGGATTCTGAGGTGACCCCGTGGCCTCAGAGCCCCGCCCACTTTCCTGTGTGCTGCATTCTCAGAATAGCGGTGTCTTGCCCTCATTGTGTCCCATGTCCCCACCGCATGATGAGGAGAGTCCAGCAGATAATTGCTCACTACTCTCAGAATAGCTGTTggagcaggtggggtgggagCAGCCCCAGCATTGGCTCCTGTGGAGTGGacagcccccaccccgcccttaGAGGGTAAATATAAACAGCCTGGCTGTGAACTTGACCTTTTCTCTGGTAGCCTGGGGCTTCCCCGCGGGTGTGCAGGGCCTGGCTCCTTCCTGTCACAGAGCAGGTGCCGGCCCTGTGGCCTCTGAGGCCCCCCCGCCTGCTGAGGTCTGCCCCTGGAGATTTTGCAGGCCCTCTTGTGGGGTCCAGCTGTGCCCTCGGTGGGACCCGTCCACGAGACCCTGGCCAGGATTGTCCTGCTCCTGCTTTGTCTGGGAGATGCTGGCGCCATGGGGGGTCCCGAGCACCCAGGATGAGGGTGGGAATGTGCTGGAAGCTGGGCTTATGACGGGCTGGCCACTTTGCAGTGAGAGCAGGTGCGGACAGCCTGCCCGGAAGCAGCAGGAAGTCCCCTTCTCCCCATAGTGAGTCGTCGGGCGCGAAAGCCCACCACTGGTGGTTCTGCTGGGCATCAGCCTTTCTGTTTCGTTGAGGGGCATGGCCTTGCCCTGGGGGCCCCGGACGGGGGGGTGCGCACCCTGCGCCCTCAGCCCCTGCCCAGCCTGCGTTCGTCCTCTTGCCCGCCAGGACCTGAAGAAGTACGGGGCCACCACCGTTGTGCGAGTGTGCGAAGTGACCTATGACAAGGCCCCTCTGGAGAAGGATGGCATCACTGTCGTGGTGAGGGCCTCGGGGTAGCACTGCTGatgccgggggaggggggatggcaTCACTGTCGTGGTGGGGGCCTCGGGGCTCTGGGAGCACCACTgatgccggggtgggggggcggcgggCTGGACTGTGAGTGTGGAGCCCCTTGCTGGGAGGCGGGCATGCAGGGCCTGGCCGCATGGTTCttgtccccccccaccctggcATGTTGGTGTGCCCGGGCCACGTGATGTTTGGGCACATGTCTAGAGTGGCTGAGCTCTGAGCTTGTGCCTGGCCAGTGGGGCCCAGGAGGCGGGCGCACGTGCCTGATGCACCGCTGTGGCTCCCAAGGCAGAGTCTCCCCAGTGCCGCAGCAGACAGGCGCCACCGCTGCTCACCGCACAACAGCCCCCGTGGGACTCTGCCAGGGCGAACCTGAGGCTCGGGTCAGCCGCTGTCTGAGGCCACGCCCGGAAGGTGCTGGAACCGCAGCGCCTGGGAGCGGTACTTTCATCATAGCCCCCTGCCGCCGCCCTTCCCGCAGCCAGGTGGCTGGAGCTCTGACCTCCACAGCCCTGCCTGTGCAGGTGTCCTGAGCCGTGTGGAACAACAGGGGTCCTCGGGCCAGGGCTGTTGGTGGCGGCGGTGGGGGCTCCTGTGTGTCTTGCTGCCTGCTGTTCGGGGCGTCAGTGGGCAGCACTCTGGTGCGGAGGGGAGGGCCGGCACACCTGGGCCTTCCCTGGGGAAGCTCTCTGCGGAGCTGTGGGGAAGGGAGCCTGGGAGCTGTTTCCTTGGTCCCCTGGCCCTGGGGACCCAAGAGCAGGCAAAGGGTGGGGTGGCTGTGCTGCTGCCCGCCTGCAGGACGGGCCACAGGGCTGCGGCATCTCTCCTGGTGCAGGGCTGCCCAAGGCTCGGAGCAGGGATGAGGGCAGCGGGGGTCCAGCGGCCCCACCCAGCTCTGTGGGGCTCGGCCTGCCCAGCATCAGAAGATCCCTTAGACACTAGCTTTCCTCAGGGACGCACCTCCCCGTCAGCCTCGGTGGGCCATGTGGACTCTCCCTCTGTGCCAGACGGCTCTGGCTCTGGGCcagccccctctgccccacccgaGTCCTGACCCGGACTTCAGCATCTCCGTGCTCATGGCAGTGACCTGGGCCGGGCTAACCCTGCAGGCTCGCCTGTCCAGAGTGCCTGGAGAGGTGGGCAGTATACAGCTGAGTTTTCAAAACTGAGTGAATCCCCCAATGTCTGGAGAGGTTCCAGCTGTAACTGTCTGGAACCCACCGCCCAGAACAATGGGGCTCACCCTACTGCCCTTCCTTCACTCCTTCCTGGGCTGAGCCTGCTTTGCgcagctgggctgggggctggggacaggaagAGGCACGTGTCAGCCGTGCTTGCGGCCCAGACCCCTTGGGCCTGCCGACCCAGACACACTCAGGCTGGTAAGGGTCAGGCTGTGACCCTGGAGTCCCAGCGCGGGCTGGCAGGGAGGGGATGTAGGGCTCACTGTGCTCAGGAAAGAAGAGGGCAGGGTGttccaggagggcttcctggagatgGGGACAGTGGCAGTAAGCAGGAGAGGAGGAGCCTCGCCGCAGGGACCGCATGCCTGGCCAGCTCTCTGCCCTCCGGGGCCTGCTGTCTCACCCTCGTGGGGTCCTTCTGTGCTTCTCAGAGTGCCCACCTTGTCCCAGCCAGGGGCTAGCTGGCCCGGGCCCCCAGCCTCACGGGCTTCTGCCCTCCGCAGGACTGGCCGTTTGACGACGGGGCGCCCCCGCCCGGGAAAGTGGTGGAGGACTGGCTGAGCCTGCTGAAGGCCAAGTTCTGTGATGACCCGGGCAGCTGTGTGGCCGTTCACTGTGTAGCCGGCCTGGGACGGTGAGCTGGGGCACGGGGCTTGCTGAACGGCAGGATTCTGGGATCTGACGTGCTCTTATGTGTGGGTGCCAGGCCCCCGTCACGTGACCACAGGGGGGCAGTCCTTCCCCAAGTGTGACCCCACTCCCTGCTGCTGGGTTGCAACGTGGGTCCCTATGCTCCAGCTGAAGGAGCTGCCAGCCCGCTCCCCAGACGCAAAGACCCACCCCTTACCGCCAGGTGTCACTCAGTGACCTGGGCAGCACACCCCCAGTTTCAGGGCAAGGACTGGCAAGCGGGGTTGATGACCAGTATCAAGCCCTCATCTCAGGCCAGACACATGCCCAGCAGCTCCCCTCCCTTTGACTCATCAGCTTTACACTCGGGGAgccggaggcacagagagggtgccTGGCCCACCTGGGGCCACGCAGCAAGTGGTCGGGTTCAGCTGCCACCTAGGCCCTCTGTGGGAGAGGGGGCTGCCCTGGGGGAGCCTGGGCAGCTTTTTGGTGGGTGTGAGAGAGAAGGCATTGCCCTGTGCCTTCAGTGGCGGCCTGtcagggaaaggggtgggggatggtgaggGAAGGGCTGATGACTCAGCCCTGCGTCTGCCCCCAGGGCTCCGGTCCTCGTAGCACTGGCTCTCATCGAGAGCGGGATGAAGTATGAAGATGCCATCCAGTTCATCCGACAGTGAGTGGCCAGcgagggtgggagtggagggcagTTGTGCTCTCAGGGGTCTGGGTTTCGGGGGCCCTTATTCTGCACTCCCCACCCTGTAGGGCCCAGCGTCTTGCCAGCGGGCACTCCTGACCGCTGGCCACAGGGTGACCTCAGAGATGTCCCCAGTCCCATGCAGCCTCATGTTGGGGTAGTGACGCACTCGTGTGGGCCCCATAGCCCGGCCGTCCACCGGACGAGGACTGGTCCCTGTGTGTGGCTCCTGGTGCTGGGaggtgtgggtggggagaggctcCCCACTCCATGGCCTGCGGCTGCGTGGATGGGGACAGGCGGTGGCACTGGCAGGTCCAAACCCCAGCGATGAGCACAGCTCAGACTTGTTCCTCGCTCCTATGACCCTTCCACGCGGTGGAGTGGGGGCTCCGCTCGGGGACCCTGGGGCTCTTGGCGAGCAGCCCTCCTCCAGTGTTGCTAGTCTTGGGGCTGGAGGGGCTCTGGAAGCCGTGCCTGGCAGACGTGTGTCTCTTCTGCTCGCACTTCGTTGGCCAGAGCAGTCCACGGCTATGCTCGAGATCTTGGGTGGGTGGGGACGGATGCCCTCCTGAAGGGCGTGGTGGGCAGCCTTAGGTGTCCCCCACATCCTGTCACCTGTCACCTGAGGTCcccctgttcctccctccctcctgggctgCGAGATGCCCAGGCTCTACCCTGTGTCCCTGTAGGAGCCcgtggcctgggggtggggtggtaccGAGTAAACGAGGGGGCCTTGGGAGGGTGGGTGCCGTGGGGGTGCTGGAGGAGGTGATAGCAAGGGGAGCTGAGGACCATCAGCAGTGACAGCAGGTAGGGGAGGGGTGATGCCAGCAGGGGGAATAGCCAGGGCGGAGGCCCTCCCTGGAGCTGGGTGGTGCTGCACCATCCGGCCTGACTGCACCCCTGTCCCGTCTCCCCAGGAAGCGGCGTGGAGCCATCAACAGCAAGCAGCTCACCTACCTGGAAAAATACCGGCCTAAGCAGAGACTGCGGTTCAAAGAGCCGCACGCGCACAAGACCAGGTGCTGCGTCATGTAGCCCAGGGGCTGCGAGCGGGGACCCCGCGCCCCCCGCTGCCGGCTTGCCTTCTCTCCCGGCCCTCAGCACCCCGTCCAGCGGGTCCAGCTCGCCCTGCCTGTCCTGTGCTGgctccttctgtttctccccGTGTCTCCGTGTGCCCGAGTCCGCCGCTCTGGGGACCCGCGCTTCCCTTCGTCCCCCTGCCCTGCGTCTCTGCCTCTGGGCCTTGTCTCTCTGAGGCTTAGATGGGGCGCGCCTGACCCTCTTAACCCCTGCCCTCCTGCAGGGTCTCCCGGGCAGCTTTCCTCTCAGGCTCATTTGTCAGGGAGCAGGTGTATTTTTTAGCCATTGGGCCTGACCCCAGCTCCACGGCCTCTCGCCCCGACCTGCACTTTCAATTATGGGGTCTGGAGACCATCAGATGTCCTGGACACTCGAAGGCAATAAAACAGGTTCCTGTGGCTGTGTGTGCCTGGAGAGCGGGGTGCGGGGCCGGGCGGGGTGGACCGGGGCCTTGGGAGACCGAGTGGAGCCCAGGGAGGCCCTCCTGCCGGCTGCAGTGGGGCTCCCCCTGGCGTCCGTGCTGGGTCCCCGCGCTCCCTGGATGGGGCAGAGCGAGCATCACTCCCACGTGGCCTGGGTGGGGCCCCGCCCTGGTGCCTTGCCATGTTTTGGGAAGGAGGGCTGGGGCATCAGAAGGCAAGGACGGATCACCAGTGTCGCCCCTCTATAAGACAGGCTGGGGCTCGCTCGGTAATTCCTCAGGGCCTCGTGTCCAGTGGGGTGGCCGCTCAGTCCTGCCCCCACCAGGTGTCCTCGTTTCAGCCCTAAAGGCCCAGAGGAGGGTGTAGACGGGGGTAACTGGCTTGGCTCCAGGTGGAGGGACATGCCATCCCATCggcccaggagagggaggggaggccagagggCAGAGAGTGACCCTAGGGCCCACAGGGTGAGTGAGTCTGGGGGTGCAAGAGGGGCCGGCAGGCATGCTGGGGGTGTGGACTGCCATGCTCAGGTCTCCCAGAGCTGGGGGCCAGCCCTTCCCTGTGCGGGGCACAGCCAGGAAGAGGGGGCCCAGGGTGGCCTGGCTGGCGTGTggagaggctggggggtgggggtgggtgtctGTGCGATTCCCTGTCCCCAGGCACTGTGACCCACCTGTGAACACTACCCAGGGGCCTTCGCTGATGGCATTTCTCCCAGTCGCTGGGACCCAGTGCCTGTCAGGAGTCACAGCTCTGGGCCTGGCATCAGGCCTTCTCCCACCTGCATCTCCCTTGccttcacctccctccctccgtcctgCGCCCGACACACACTCGGGGACAGGTCTGCGGGGAAGGGCTCCACCAGCTACCCGGTCGGGACCCGTTTTCCCAGGGGAGGCGGTGTGCCCAGGAGGGGCAGCGGCCAGGCCTCAGCCCAGAGTCGTGTGCATGGAGGCAGGTGCCCTGCCTGGGCCCGTCCTGTTAGTACTTGGCCGGAGGGCCCTGGGGTGCTGCGTGGGCCGCCCCTTCCTCGGGGCTCTGGGGGTTGACCAAGGGAGACACAGGCCCGTCCCTCTGTCCCCCGGCCTGCTGCAGCTGGCCTGGCAGTGCACTGTTACCGCTGGCACTGTAAATGGGGCGCTGTCCATGTGGCCGGCTCCACAGAGCCCAGCCGCCCTGCTAGGTAGGAGTTGGGCCCGCCCCGATCCCAGACTCGAGGCTTGTCTGTCGTGCCACTGTCGGCTCCAGGCCCACCCGCTCCAAGTTTTCACTGAACCAGACTTCCCGGAGCAGAGTGTGGAGGAGGCCTGCCCACTGCCCAGTAGGGGCCAGAGGATGAAACCCCCCTTTTAGGGGTCCTTTCAGGGACCACAGTCACCAGGCTGGACCACGGGGACCCCATTAACCCACTCCTTGATTCCAAAAGAGCACATCCCTCATGCCCCAGCCAGGGGGTCAGAGCATCCGTGGGGGTCAGTGCACAGGATGGGAGTCGGGAAAAGGcaagccccccgcccccgtcacTCCTTGGGCGGCTCTATTCAGAGCTGGAGGGACGGATAAGATGGTGGCTGCAGATCCCAGCTCTTTCTGGGCTCCCAGGGAGAGAGGGGGCCCGAAGCTCTACCAAATGAAACATCGGAGCCAGCAAATTCGTGCTCCGTGAAGGTTGCTGTATTTCTTCAACCCACCATCCAAGTTGCGGGGCCTCCCCCGTGCCAGCCCCGTGCAGCTGCATCCCTGACCCGAGGGGCTCACAGTCtctaggggtggggtggggtgagagccTGGGAGTTTGTCTGGTGCAAGGGAGGGGAGGCTCAGGCCCTGGGGGGCTgcggaggggctggggtgggggttccCTCCGGCGGGGCTCGTCCTCAGATGGGGCAGTGTGGAGGCCCCCAGACGGGAGAGAGTGGGGAAGGTGCCCCAGGTGGAAAAAGCTTCCTGCACAAAGGTGTGGAGGGGGGTCTGTGTTTTCACCTGGCAGGTAAGGCTGGTGGGGGGCTGGCTGGTCTGGTGGGGGTCCTGAGAGGGACAGCCTGGGGGTGAGGCCCTAGGAAGAACTTCAGCAGGCAAGGGAAAGACCCACCTGCCCATTTCCATGTGGGAAACCAAGTCTGAGAAGGGAGGACCTGGCTGAAGGTCAGGTGGGCCTCCAGGTGGctgcctgggaggtggggggtccCTGCTAGGAAGGAACCTCCTCTGGACTCAGCCCTGCGAGGGATCTTGGGAGGAAGGTCTTactacccattttacagatggactCGCTGAGGCTGTGAGAGCAGAGGCCCTGCTTCAGGCCACACAGCTCCTCCAGGCCGCATCGGGAGGGCCTGGCTCCGGCCCGGGCTGGGTCTGCTGCCAACCCCAGGTGCCGGCCCTGACGGGCCCACGAGGATCGGGCTCAGGGTGGAGGGAGACCTGGAGTCCCCTATACTGAGGAGACCCGCCAAGGGACCGTTTCCCTACTGCCAGCCCTTGGTGACTCTAGAGCTCCAAGCCAGAGATGAGCTGAAGGCTCAGGCGTGGGGGCAGCCCTGGCGAATGGCTCCATTCCACTGTGGCTGCCCTCAGAGGGCCTTTGCGCGCAGGACGCTGGCAGGCATGGCCTGGGCTGTGGTCAGGTGGAGTCCCCTGACCTCCACGAGTGCGGGGGCTGTCATTGGCGGGACCCTGCACAGACTTCACAGTTCGTCTCTGGGAGAcctgctctgccccccacccccccatccgcCAGGCCTGCTGGTGTCCCCTGGGCTTGCCTCGGTCCTCTGGGGCCGTGAGGTCGTGGCCAGGGAGCCGACAGGTGTGACGCTTCTTTGTTGAATCTAGATCTttctttcaaatggaaaaatgttaTGCAACCAAGCTCTTTGTGGACGGGGCAGGGCTGACCGATTTGGTGGgcacaggggaggaggaggggggtgagggaggacgGCCGGAGGTCACTGCGGTCTGGCTGCCACCGTCTGAAGGAAGGAGAACTGTCTGGTGGCAAATTCCCGGATTCCGGGCTCTGGGTCTTTTTTGAGATCTTCAAAAGCTCCAGGGGAGGAGACACAAATCAGAGGTGACTCGGGGTCCCGTCTGCCCACAGCCCCACCCTGGTGGAGGGAGCCGGGGGTCCCAGACCCTCCTTCCAGCAGGGGTGCGGGCGGCAGGGGAACGTCACCCAGACCCCacctcctctgcctcccaggcctggggggctgccctcccccaccccacctgttCCACGCCCCAGACTTTTGGGAGCCTCGGGTGGTGTGAGTGGGTGTGAGCCCCCGTCTCACACCCCAGAGGTGGGCTGGGAGGGACGCCGGCAGACACGGGGCTGCTTACTGGAGAACAGCAGGTTTGTGTCGACACTGTTCACCATCTGGGACACGGCCTGGGGATGGTAGCAGGTGGTGTAACCTGTGTGACAGACAGAGGAGTTGGCGGCGCAGG
This genomic window from Ursus arctos isolate Adak ecotype North America unplaced genomic scaffold, UrsArc2.0 scaffold_6, whole genome shotgun sequence contains:
- the PTP4A3 gene encoding protein tyrosine phosphatase type IVA 3; the encoded protein is MARMNRPAPVEVSYKGMRFLITHNPTNATLSTFVQDLKKYGATTVVRVCEVTYDKAPLEKDGITVVDWPFDDGAPPPGKVVEDWLSLLKAKFCDDPGSCVAVHCVAGLGRAPVLVALALIESGMKYEDAIQFIRQKRRGAINSKQLTYLEKYRPKQRLRFKEPHAHKTRCCVM